The window CGCGGCCGCGCTGATGAACGGCGGCTATCTCGTCCAGCCGACCTTCCTGCCGCGCTCGAAGGATGATGCGCAGGCCTTCGCAACGCGCGTGCTCAAGGAGAAGACGAGCGCCGACATGCGATACCTCTACGACTGGAACGGCCAGAAGGGCTCGGGCCGCAACGCCCAGGTCGAGGGCTTCCATGTCGGCGGCAAGACGGGCACGGCCGACAAGGTGATCAACGGGCGCTACGCCAAGAATATCAACTTCAATGCCTTCGTCGCCGCTTTCCCGATGGACAAGCCGCGCTACATCGTCCTTTCCATCATCGACGCCCCCCGTACCGGCGAGAATGGCGGACGCACCGCCGCATCCACCGCCGCCCCGATGATCCGGGCGATCATCCGCCGCGTCGCTCCGCTGCTCGGCGTCCAGCCTCATTTCGGCGAGGCGGAAGGCGAAAGACGGCTGGTGGACTACTAGAGTTTGTCAGGGAAAAGTGGAAACCGGTTTCCCCGAAAAGACAAACGAAAACAAAAGAATTCAGAGCATGTCTGGTTCAATCTGAACCTGACATGCTCCAGGCCGTTCGCGTCCAACGGGCGGATCGCAGGCAAACCGTTCGGGCGGCAGGGGTTGACACTCCCGCCCCGACCCTCTGAATACCCATGGGCGAAGCGGCGCCCCGACATACCGGACTGCAGGAATGACTGAAGCATCTCATCTGAATGGAATCGCCCCGGCGGCCCCGGCTTTGTCGGAACCGGAGAAGAACGTCATCATCGGCGGCGTCCTCCTCTCCATGCTGCTGGCCGCGCTCGACCAGACCATCGTCGCCCCCGCCATGCCGACCATCGGCAAGGCGCTCGGCCATGCCGACTACCTGCCCTGGGTGGTGACGGGCTATCTCCTGACCGCGACCGCCATGGCGCCGCTCTACGGCAAGATATCCGACGTCTATGGCCGGCGGCCGACGATCTTCGCCGCCATCATCATCTTCCTCATCGGCTCGCTGATCAGCGCCCTGGCGCCCAACATGCTGGTGCTGATCCTCGGCCGCGCGGTCCAGGGCCTCGGCGGCGGCGGTTTGTTCGCCCTGTCGCAGACGGTCATCGGCGACCTCGTGCCGCCGCGCGAGCGCGCACGCTATGCCGCCTGGATTTCTGGGACCTGGGCCGTCGCCAGCATTGCCGGCCCGCTGCTCGGCGGCACCTTTGCCGATCATCTCCACTGGTCGCTGATCTTCTGGATCAACATTCCCCTCGGGCTGGCGGCGCTGGCGATCGTCAACAATCCGCTGAAGAAGCTGCCCATCGCCGCCCGCTCGCACCGCATCGACGGCGCGGGCGCGACCCTGCTCATCACGGCGACGGCGCTCCTGCTGCTCGCCCTCAACTGGGGCGGCAGCCGCTATGCCTGGCTGTCGCCGGTCATCCTCGGACTGCTCGGCTGCTCGTTCGTCTTCTGGGGCCTCTTCGCCCTTCGCCTCCGGCAGGCCAGCGAACCGCTGATCTCCCTCGAGGTTCTCGCCAATCCGGTCGTGCGCAACGGCACGCTGGCGATGTTCCTGGGCCAGACCGCCAATGTGGGCCTGGCCGTCTATATCCCGGTCTACGGGCAATCCTTCCACGGGCTCTCCGCCAGCAGTTCCGGCATGGTCATGCTCGGCCTGTTGCTCGGCACCGTCATCGGCGCGTCGAGCAGCGGCCGCACGATCCCGCGTTTCACCCACTACAAGCGGCTGGCGCTCGTCGGCGGCACGCTCAGCGTCATTTGCCTGATCGCGCTGGCGTTTCTCGCCGGGCGCACGTCGCTCGTCACACTGGAACTTCTGACATTCGGCGTGGGCTTCGGCTCCGGCATGACCTTCCCTGTCGCCACCGTCTCCGTCCAGAATGCCGTGGACCAGGTGCATCTCGGCGTCGCGACCGGCGCGCTGACCTTCCTGCGCTCGCTCGGCGGGGCGCTCGGTGTCGCGCTGCTCGGCGCCATCGCGCTCGGCAACGGCCTGCCGCTCGGCGGGGAACATCTGCAGGCGGCCAGCGCCGCCGTCACATCGGCCCTGCCCTTCACCTATATCTTCGCCGCCTGCGCCACTGCGACGGCGACCTCGCTCATCTTCTTCCACCTCATGCCGGAGCGGCCGCTGCGCGGACGCGCCGAAACCCCTGTCGTCACGGTGGTGGAATAGACGGTCAGGGCGTGTTGCCCTGCGCCTGCACCACGGTGACGGCGATCATATGGAAGACGTCGTCGGCCGAGCAGCCGCGGGAAAGGTCGTTGGCCGGCTTGGCGAGCCCCTGCAGGATGGGGCCGATGGCCGTCGCCCCGCCGATGCGCTGGGCGATCTTGTAGCCGATATTGGCGGCATCCAGATTGGGGAAGACGAAGACGTTCGCCGCGCCGTGCAGCACCGATTGCGGCGCCTTGGCCGTGCTGACGGCTTCGACGAAGGCACTGTCGAACTGCAATTCACCATCGATGACGAGATCGGGCGCCGTGGCATGGGCAAGGCGCGTCGCCTCCACCACCTTGGAGACCCGCTCATGCGCGGCGCTGCCGGCCGTCGAGAAGGAGAGCATCGCCACCTTGGCCGGCAGGCCCGCCAGCGCCTCGTAGGAGCGCGCCGAGGCGAGCGCGATATCGGCAAGGCCCGCCGCATCGGGATCGACGACGAGGCCGCAGTCCGAAAAGACGAAGACGCCCTTCTTCACGTGATGCGGCGCGCACAGCATCATCAGGAAGAAGCTCGATACGAGGCCGACGCCCGGCGCGCGGCCGATGGTCTGAAGGGCGGCGCGCACCGTGTCGGCAGTCGTCGCCACCGCGCCGCCGACCGTACCGTCCGCCGCCCCCTCGCGCACCATCATCGCGGCGAAGACGAGCGGCGAGCGCAGCGCCTCGGCCGCCGCCGCGGCATCGACGCCCTTGCCGGCGCGAAGGGCGTGGTAGGCGCCCGCAAGGCGCGGGGCGAGTGCAGAGGCCGCCGGATCCTCGACGGCGATGGAACCTGGCGCCGCACCCGCGTCGGCAAGGCGGGCCTCAACCGCAGCGCGGTCGCCGACAAGGACGATCTCGGCGATGCCTTCCCGCACCGCGCGGACGGCACCTTCGACGATGCGCGGGTCTTCCCCTTCGGCAAGCACGATGCGGCGCGGGGCGGCTTTGGCGGTTTCAAGGATGCGATCGAGCGGTTTCATCAGGCGTGCCCCAGATAATGGATACCGACGAGGATGAAGGCGGCGATGAAGAGGGTTTCGGCGACGATGAGCGCAACGGCATCGCCCCCGACATCGAGCACGCGGCGCAACGAGGTGCGCATGCCGACCGCGACGATGCCGGCGAGCAGCGCCCAGCGTGAGGCTTCCGAGCCGGCCTTCGCCACGATGTCCGGGATCACGCCGAAGGAGTTGAGCGCGGCGAGGATGAGGAAGGCGATGACGAAGCCGGGCAGCAGCGGCGGGCGCTTGCCCGTTTCGCCCTCGCCCTGCGGCACGTTGCGCAGTACGACCGAATAGGTGAGCACGACGGGCGCCAGCATTGTGACGCGGATGAGCTTGACGAGCGTCGCCGTCTCGCCCGCCTCGGGCGAAACCGAGAAACCCGCGCCGACAACCTGGGCCACGTCATGGATGGTGCCGCCGAAGAAGATGCCCGTCGCCCGCGCATCGAGCCCCATATATTGGGCGAGGATCGGATAGGCGATCATGGCGAGGGTGGACAGAACCGTGACGGAGAGCACGGTGAAGATGAGATTGCGCTCGGAGAACTCGTTCTTGGGCAGCACTGCGGCGATGGCCATGGCAGCCGAGGCGCCGCAGATCGCGACGGAACCGCTGGTGATGAGCGCCAGCCGCCAGCCGCGGCCGAGCAGCTTGGCGGCCAGCAGGCCGAAGCCGATGGTGGCGGCGATGGCCGTGACGAGCAGCAGGATCGTGCTGGCGCCGAGACCGATCAGGAGATCGACGCTGATGCGCATGCCGAGCAGCGCCACGCCGATGCGCAGCACCTTCTTGGAACAGAAATCGATGCCGGCGACGCACCGTCCCTCCTCCGAGAGGAAATGGAAGGCAATGCCGAGCAGCAGCGCCATCAGCATGGCTGGCGCGCCGTAGTGGTCGGACAGGAACTGGGCGGCGACGGCCACCGCGGCGGTGACGGCGAAGCCCGGCCAGTAGGTGGAAAATCCCGAGGGCATGCCCCGGAAGCGGTCGTGGACGGAGGCGGCGAGGCTCATGATGTCGTTCCGTTCGCTGGCGTGAAACCTGCCCCGCCCGGCAGGACCGGGCGGAGCATTGCGATGGGCGTCAGGCGCGCTTCTGCGGACGCATGTCGGCGCGGTCGATGCCGGCGACCGGCACCGGCTTCTTCATGGCGTCGCGGCGGAAGGGCTCGCCGAGTTCCTGGTTGAGGATGACTTCCACGAAGGTCGTGATGCCGTTCTTCTGGTCCTCGATGGCCTTGGTCAGCGCCTCGGTCAGCGCGGCCGGCGTATCGACGGCGACGCCCTTGAGGCCGCAGCCCTCGGCCACCTTGGCGTAGCTGAGATTGGGGTTAAGCTCCGTGCCGACGAAGTTGTTGGCGTACCACAGCGTCGTGTTGCGCTTTTCCGCACCCCACTGGTAGTTGCGGAAGATCACCATGGTGATCGCCGGCCAGCCTTCGCGGCCGATCGCGCCCATCTCGTTCATCGAGATGCCGAAGGCGCCGTCGCCGGCAAAGCCGACCACCGGCACGTCCGGGCAGCCGATCTTGGCCCCAACGATGGAGGGGAAGCCGTAGCCGCAGGGACCGAACATGCCCGGCGCCAGATATTTGCGGCCCTTCTCGAAGGTCGGATAGGCATTGCCGATGGCGCAGTTGTTGCCGATGTCGGTGGAGACGATGGCCTCCTGCGGCAGCGCGGCCTGGATCGCCCGCCAGGCCTGGCGCGGCGACATGCGGTTCGGCTCGCGGCTGCGGGCCGCCTCGTTCCATTCCGTGCCCGGATCGTCGTCCTCGTGATCCATCGAGGAGAGCTGCTGCTGCCAGGCCGAGCGGGTCTGATGGATCGCCGCCTTGCGCTCCTCGCGGCCCGCATTGCCGGCGGCCGGCGTCAGTTGTTCGAGAATCTGGCTCGCCACCTGCTTGGCATCGCCGCAGATGCCGACGCTGACCTTCTTGGTCAGGCCGATGCGGTCGGCATTGATATCGACCTGGATGATCGCGGCATTCTTCGGCCAGTAGTCGATGCCATAGCCCGGAAGCGTCGAGAACGGGTTGAGGCGCGTGCCGAGCGCCAGCACCACGTCGGCCTTCGAGATCAGCTCCATCGCCGCCTTCGAGCCGTTGTAGCCGAGCGGGCCAACCGACAGGCGGTGGCTGCCGGGGAAGGCGTCATTGTGCTGGTAGCCGCAGCAGACCGGCGCATCGAGCCGCTCGGCCAGCGCCATGGATTCGCCGATGGCACCGCCGATGACGACGCCGGCGCCGTTGAGGATGACCGGGAACTTCGCCTCGGAGAGCAGCTTTGCCGCTTCCGCGATGGCCTGCGGGCCGCCGGCCGGACGCTCGAAGCGGACGATGGCCGGCAGATCGACGTCGATGACCTGGGTCCAGTAGTCGCGCGGGATGTTGATCTGCGCCGGGGCGCAGCCGCGCCAGGCCTTTTCGATGACGCGGTTCAGCACTTCGGGAATACGCGAGGGATCGCGGACCTCTTCCTGGTAGCAGACCATCTCCTCGAACATCGCCATCTGGTCGACTTCCTGGAAGCCGCCCTGGCCGATGGTCTTGTTGGCCGCCTGCGGCGTGACCATCAGCAGCGGCGTATGGTTCCAGTAGGCCGTCTTGATGGCGGTGATGAAGCCGGTAACACCCGGGCCGTTCTGGCCGATGGCGATGGC of the Roseateles sp. XES5 genome contains:
- a CDS encoding MDR family MFS transporter, with translation MTEASHLNGIAPAAPALSEPEKNVIIGGVLLSMLLAALDQTIVAPAMPTIGKALGHADYLPWVVTGYLLTATAMAPLYGKISDVYGRRPTIFAAIIIFLIGSLISALAPNMLVLILGRAVQGLGGGGLFALSQTVIGDLVPPRERARYAAWISGTWAVASIAGPLLGGTFADHLHWSLIFWINIPLGLAALAIVNNPLKKLPIAARSHRIDGAGATLLITATALLLLALNWGGSRYAWLSPVILGLLGCSFVFWGLFALRLRQASEPLISLEVLANPVVRNGTLAMFLGQTANVGLAVYIPVYGQSFHGLSASSSGMVMLGLLLGTVIGASSSGRTIPRFTHYKRLALVGGTLSVICLIALAFLAGRTSLVTLELLTFGVGFGSGMTFPVATVSVQNAVDQVHLGVATGALTFLRSLGGALGVALLGAIALGNGLPLGGEHLQAASAAVTSALPFTYIFAACATATATSLIFFHLMPERPLRGRAETPVVTVVE
- the pta gene encoding phosphate acetyltransferase — its product is MKPLDRILETAKAAPRRIVLAEGEDPRIVEGAVRAVREGIAEIVLVGDRAAVEARLADAGAAPGSIAVEDPAASALAPRLAGAYHALRAGKGVDAAAAAEALRSPLVFAAMMVREGAADGTVGGAVATTADTVRAALQTIGRAPGVGLVSSFFLMMLCAPHHVKKGVFVFSDCGLVVDPDAAGLADIALASARSYEALAGLPAKVAMLSFSTAGSAAHERVSKVVEATRLAHATAPDLVIDGELQFDSAFVEAVSTAKAPQSVLHGAANVFVFPNLDAANIGYKIAQRIGGATAIGPILQGLAKPANDLSRGCSADDVFHMIAVTVVQAQGNTP
- a CDS encoding YeiH family protein translates to MSLAASVHDRFRGMPSGFSTYWPGFAVTAAVAVAAQFLSDHYGAPAMLMALLLGIAFHFLSEEGRCVAGIDFCSKKVLRIGVALLGMRISVDLLIGLGASTILLLVTAIAATIGFGLLAAKLLGRGWRLALITSGSVAICGASAAMAIAAVLPKNEFSERNLIFTVLSVTVLSTLAMIAYPILAQYMGLDARATGIFFGGTIHDVAQVVGAGFSVSPEAGETATLVKLIRVTMLAPVVLTYSVVLRNVPQGEGETGKRPPLLPGFVIAFLILAALNSFGVIPDIVAKAGSEASRWALLAGIVAVGMRTSLRRVLDVGGDAVALIVAETLFIAAFILVGIHYLGHA
- the xsc gene encoding sulfoacetaldehyde acetyltransferase; this translates as MKMTTEEAFVKVLQMHGLEHAFGIIGSAMMPVSDLFPKAGIRFWDCAHETNAGIMADGFSRATGTMAIAIGQNGPGVTGFITAIKTAYWNHTPLLMVTPQAANKTIGQGGFQEVDQMAMFEEMVCYQEEVRDPSRIPEVLNRVIEKAWRGCAPAQINIPRDYWTQVIDVDLPAIVRFERPAGGPQAIAEAAKLLSEAKFPVILNGAGVVIGGAIGESMALAERLDAPVCCGYQHNDAFPGSHRLSVGPLGYNGSKAAMELISKADVVLALGTRLNPFSTLPGYGIDYWPKNAAIIQVDINADRIGLTKKVSVGICGDAKQVASQILEQLTPAAGNAGREERKAAIHQTRSAWQQQLSSMDHEDDDPGTEWNEAARSREPNRMSPRQAWRAIQAALPQEAIVSTDIGNNCAIGNAYPTFEKGRKYLAPGMFGPCGYGFPSIVGAKIGCPDVPVVGFAGDGAFGISMNEMGAIGREGWPAITMVIFRNYQWGAEKRNTTLWYANNFVGTELNPNLSYAKVAEGCGLKGVAVDTPAALTEALTKAIEDQKNGITTFVEVILNQELGEPFRRDAMKKPVPVAGIDRADMRPQKRA